The segment ACTGCGCGCAGCCGTGGGCGGCCGGCGTCGCCACGCACACGTGCGACGTGGTCGAGCACCGGGCGGTGAACCGGCGCTATCGCTACCTGCGCGTGCGAGCCGACGCGCCGCTCGCGCGCGTCACGCAGGCCGGCCAGTTCTATCAGCTGGTCTGCCCCGTCGGCGATCTGTACCGCCCGTTCCTGCCGCGCCCGATGAGCGTGTACGGTGTCGGCCCCGACGCCGGCGAAATCGAGTTCCTGTACAACGTGACCGGCGAAGGCACGCGCGCGCTCGCGCAGCTCGGCGCGGGCGACCGGCTGCCGATCGTCGGGCCGCTCGGGACCCCGTTCACGCTCGACCCCGGCGCGCGGCGGCTGCTGCTCGTCGCGCGCGGCGTCGGTCTCGCGACGATGGCGCCGCTCGTGCAGCGGGCGGCACGGGCGGGCATTGCGCTGACGGTCGTGATGTCGGCGCGCACGCCGGACGACCTGATGACCGCGGAATTCCTGCGCGGCGCGCCGGCCGACGTGCATGCGGTGTTCGACAGCGACGGCACGTCGGCGGTCGCGAACGTGGACGCGCTGCTGCGCGACGTGATCGCGCGCGATCGGCCGGACGCGGTCTACACGTGCGGCTCGCAACGGCTGCTCGCGCTGCTGCAGCGCGTGCTTGCCGACCATCCGTCGATGCGCGGCGAGGTCGCGCTCGAGCAGCGGATGGCGTGCGGGATGGGCGTGTGCCTGTCGTGCGTGCGGATGTTCGACGACGGCGAAACCCGCGCATTCCGGCGCGTGTGCCGCGAGGGCCCGGTGTTCGCGATTCGCGACGTGGTGGCGGAGGTGGAGTTTGGCTGACCTGACCGTACGCGTGGGCGAACTGCGCCTGCGCAATCCCGTGATGCCGGCCTCCGGCTGTTTCGCGATCGAGTATCGCGACGCGCTCGACCTGAGCGGGCTCGGCGCGCTCGTGATCAAGAGCGTGTCGCCCGTCAGCCGCCCGGGCAACCCGACGCCGCGCGTCGCCGACGCGGGCGACGGCATGCTGAATTCGATCGGCATTCCGAGCCGCGGAATCGACGATTACCTTGAACACGTGCTGCCCGCGTACACCGGTTACGGCACGCCGGTCGTCGCGTCGGTGTCCGCCGATACGGCGGACGCGTTCGCGAGCGCGTGCGCGGCGCTGTCGCGGCCGGACGTCGCGGCGATCGAGGCGAACATCTCATGCCCGAATCTCGAGGCGGACGGCATGGCGTTCGGGATGGACGCGGGCACGACCCGGCAGGTCGTCGACGCGATCCGTCGGCGCACCGGGCATCCGCTGTGGGTGAAGCTGACGCCGAACGCGGGCAACATCGCGACGATCGCGAAAGCGGCCGAGGACGCGGGCGCCGATGCGGTCGTGATGGGCAACACGGTGCTCGGCATGTCGATCGACGTGCGCACGCGCCGGCCGTCGCTCGGCAACGTGATGGGCGGCCTGTCCGGGCCGTCGATCAAGCCGATCGCGCTGCGGCTCGTCCACCAGTGCTACCGCGCCGTGTCGATTCCGGTGATCGGCTGCGGCGGGATCCGCAGTGCCGCCGACGCCGTCGAGTTTCTGCTCGCCGGCGCGAGCGCGGTGCAGGTGGGCACCGCGTCGTTCCGCGATCCGGGCGTGATGCGCACGATCATCGACGGGCTCGCGCAGTTTTGCGCGGACGAGGGCATCGGCGCGATCGCGTCGCTGACCGGGCAGGTCAGGCTCGACGCGGACCTGGGCGAGCGCTGGCGGCGCTTTTGCGCGGCGCCGGCGCGCGCGGGCGGCACGCTGGCGGAGACGCAATGAACGGGCATGCAGACTGGCCGGGCGCGCCGGCGGACGGCGACGCTCGTGGGTTCGCGACGCCCGACCCGGCGGCGCTGCCGCTTGCCGAACTGACGGCGCTCGCCGAGCAGTGGTTCGACGAGATCCGCACGCTGTCGGCCGACGGCGCGGGCGTCACGCGCGAGAGCTACGGCGCGAGCGAAACGGCGGCCGCGCAGCGGCTCGCGGCGCACGCGGAACGCGAGGGCATCGCGGTGCGCACCGACCGCGCGGCCAACCTGGTCTTCAGCCTGCCCGACGCGGATCCGCAGGCGAGCGCGATCTGGGTCGGCTCGCATCTCGACTCGGTGCCGCACGGCGGCAACTACGATGGGCTCGCGGGCATCGTCGCGGGGCTGCTGTGCCTCGTCGCGCAACGGCGCGCCGGCCGGGCGTCGCCACGCCCGCTGAACGTGATCGCGCTGCGCGGCGAAGAGAGCGCGTGGTTCGGCAAGGCCTATATGGGATCGAGCGCGCTGTTCGGCCGGCTGAAGCCGGACGATCTCGCGATGAAGCATCGCAGCACCGGCCAGTCGCTCGCCGACTGCATGGCGGCGGCGGGCGTCGACGTCGACGCGGTGCGAGCGGGCAAGCCGCTGTTCGACGTGCGGCGCGCCCATGCATACCTGGAGCTCCACATCGAACAGGGGCCCGTGATGGTCGCGCGCGGGCTGCCGGTCGCGGTCGTGTCCGGCATTCGCGGCAATGTGCGGCACAACTCCATCAGCTGCATCGGCGAGGCCGGCCACTCCGGCGCGGTGCCGCGCAACCTGCGGCACGACGCGATCTTCGCCGTCGCCGAGCTGATCACGCGGCTCGACGAGCACTGGCGCCGGCTGCTCGAACGCGACATCGATCTCGTCGTGACGACCGGCATCGTGTCGACCGACCAGGACGAGCATTCGATTTCGCGGATTCCCGGCCAGGTGCATTTCAGCTTCGAGGCGCGCAGCGAGAGCACGGAGACGCTCGACGTCTTCCATGAGCTGTTGCTCGCCGAATGCAATTCGATCGCGCGCGAGCGCGGCGTGCGGTTCGATTTCGATCGGCGGCTGGCGAGCGCGCCGGCGCGCATGGACGCCGCCCTGCGCACCGCGCTCGCCGACGCGTGCGCGCGGCTCGACGTGCCGTTCGCGACGCTGCCGAGCGGCGCGGGCCACGACGCGGCGCTGTTCGCGAACGCGGGCGTGCCGAGCGGGATGCTGTTCGTGCGCAACGAGCACGGGTCGCACAACCCGCACGAGGCGATGGCGATCGACGATTTCATGCTGGGCGTGCGCGTGCTCGCCGACACGATCGAGCGGCTGTGAGCGGCGCTACGGCGACGTGCTGCCGCTCACGCAGGCGGGACGTTCGCGCCTGCGTCTCCCTCCGCGCGGCTCACCTGCGCGAGCACGAACGCGTAGACGTCGTCGAGCGCCGACACGATGCGCGTGCCGGCCGCGACGCCGTCGAACGCGCCCGCGGGGCCCACGCAGATCAGCGGTTTCGCGAAGCGCGTCGCGAGGCGGATCTCGTCGAGCGTGCCCTTGCTCCCCGGCAGCGCGACGACGACGTCGCTCGTCAGCACGTTCACGTAGTTGCGGCTCAACGCGTCGTCAGGCGCGTCGGCTTCCTTGCGCGGCAGCGGCGTGACGATGGACAGGTCGATGAACGGATTCGGATAGCCGGCGATCGGCACGAAACCGAACAGCGGATGCGTTTCGCTCGGCACGATGCCGATCGAGCGGCCGCGACGCCCCGGCGTGCTCGCGTACGCGCGCGCGACCGACAGCATCACGCCGCGGCCGGCGCCGGTCAGCAGGTCGAATCCTTGCGCGGCGATCCACGTTCCGAGCGGCGTCGCCAACTCCGGCCATTCGTTCTTGCCCGAGCCCATCACGCCAATGATCGCCATCTTGTCCTCCTGGTTGGCCGACGCGAGGCGCGCCGATCCCAGCGATCGTGCGTGCCGTCCGTCTTTTTAATTATACACATCGGCCGATTTCCGGTAATGAGGCACCGACGAAGGCGTGAAAATTGTGGATTTTCCCGCCTTGCATTTTTCCTTCACTTTATTTAGTCTAAAAAAATAGATTTATCGACGGACGTATCGCGGCTCGAGGGTTCGCCGGTACGCAGACGTCTCCGGGGCGCTACAGCCCGCTACAACCTGAGAGAGAGGTGTATTCATGCTTGACCACGCCACCAACGAACTGCTGACCCGCGTGGGGCCGGGCACGCCGTGCGGCGAGTTGCTGCGCCGCTACTGGCATCCGGTCGGTTATTCGTCGGAGCTGGCTGAAGCCGGCCAGACGAAACGCGTGCGGATCCTCGGCGAGGACCTGGTGCTCGCGCGCACCGGCAACGGCGGCGTGCTGCTCGTGCAGGAGCGCTGCCCGCATCGCGGCGCGTCGCTGCTGTACGGCTTCGTCGAGGAGGAGACGATCCGCTGCGCGTATCACGGCTGGCAGTACAACGCGGCCGGCGAATGCGTGGAGCGGCCGTTCGAATCGGCGAAGGCGAGCCGCATGTGCAAGAAGCTGATCGACAGCTATGCGACGCACGAATGCGGCGGGCTGATCTTCGCGTACATGGGGCCGGCGGAACAGAAGCCCGCGTTCCCGAACTGGGACATCCTCGTGCGCAACGACGGCGTCCGCCATTTCGAGGTGCAGGACGACCTCGCGTGCAACTGGTTCCAGGTGCAGGAAAACGCGGTCGACGTCACGCACACGTACTACACGCATTCGAAATACTTCGAGCATCTCGGCATGCGCGACGCGTCCGGGTTCGGCAAGCCGTTCAAGCGGTTCGGCTTCCAGCGCTTCGACTGGGGGATCGTGAAGAGCTGGGAATACGAAGGCGAGGGCCGCGGCTGGGGCAACCTGATGGTGTTCCCGAACATGCTCCGCATCATGACCGAGATGCACTGGCGCGTGCCGGTCGACGATACGACGACGCGGATCGTCTGGGTGTCGTTCACGCCGAACGCCGACGGCGCGCAGCCGCAAGCGGACGCGGCGCCGAAGATCGTCCGGCAGCCGGCGCGCACCGACGCATCGGGCCGCTACCTGATGGACACGTTCATGAGCCAGGATGCGATGGCGGTGGAGACGCAGGGCCCGATCTTCGATCGTTCGCGCGAGAACCTCGGCGCGTCCGATCGCGGGATCGTGATGTTCCGCCAGATGCTGCAGGAGCAGATCGACGCGGTCGCGCGCGGCGAGCGGCCGGTCGCGAACGTGTACGGCGGCGCGCCGGACGTGACCGACCTGCGCGAATGGATGGGCGGCTATCTGCCGATGAGCTGCGCGCCGGACCCGACGTTCCGCCAGCAGCGTGAATTCGGCGACATCTTCGACGAGTCGCACGTCGAATACGAGATCCCGGCGAACTCGCCGGTGATGCGCGCTTGAGCGGCGGTGCGATCGGCGGGCCGGGCCGCGCGGCCGGCATGCTGACGGGCGGCCGCGTCACGGCCGCGCTGCTCGCGGCGGGGCTCGCGACCGTCGCCGCGCTCGGCGCGCGCGGCGCGCTGTCGGCCGGCGACGCGCGGATCGTCGCGATCGTGTTCACCTGCATCGTGCTGTGGGCGACGGGCGCGGTCGCGAGCCTCTGGGTGTCGCTGCTGTTCTTCTTCCTCGCGGCGACCTGCACGTCGGTGCCGACCGCCGAGATCTTCTCGGGCTTCGGGTCCAGCGCGTTCTGGCTCGTGTTCAGCGGCGCGGCGATCGGCTTCGCGCTGAAGGAGAGCGGCCTGAGCGAACGGATCGGCATCGCGCTCGCGCGCCGGATCGGCGGCTCGTACCTGAAGGCGCTGCTCGCGTTCGCGATCCTGAGCTTCCTGCTGTCGCTCGTGATGCCGTCGACGTTCGGGCGGATCGCGATCCTGATCCCGATCGCGCTCGGCTACTGCGACGTCGTGAAGCTCGGCGCGCACGCGAACGGGCGGCGCGGCATCCTGCTGCTCGTGATCGTCGGCTCGTACGAACTGGCCGCCGCGGTGCTGCCCGCGAACCTGCCGAACGTGATCATGGCGGGGATTCTCGAGCAGTCGCACGGGCTGCACCTGCGCTTCTCCGAGTATCTGCTGCTGTTCTTTCCGGCCGGCGTGGTCGTGCGCGGCGCGGTGCTGGTGCTCGCGTCCTACTGGCTGTTCGCGGATACGGTCGGCGAAGTCGAGATTCCGGCGGCGCGCGTCGCGCTCGGCCGCCGCGAATGGCACGCGATCGTGCTGCTCGCGATCACGCTCGCGCTGTGGTTCACCGACGCCGTGCATCACATCGCGCCCGGCTGGGTCGGGCTCGGCTTCACGCTCGTCTACTTCGCCACGTCGCCGCCCGCGCAGCTCGAGCGCTTCACCGCGACGCTGAAGATGGACCTGCTGTGGTTCATCGCGGCGATCATCGGGCTGACCGCGCTCGTCAACCATCTCGACATGCGCGTGCCGGACACGCTCGCGCTCGACGCGCTGCGCGACAGCCCGATGCTCGCGTACTTCGCGCTGACCGCGCTGTCGATCGTCGTCTGTTTCGCGGTCACATCGAACGCGGAACCGGCGCTGTACGTGCCGATCGTGTCGCGCTTGCTCGCGCAGGGGCTGCATCTGAAGGCGGGCCTGCTCGCGCAGGTGATGGGCTATGCGACCACGGTCCTGCCGTACCAGTCGCCGCCGATCGTGTTCGGCAACGCGCTCGCGCAGCTGGACCGGCGCGCGGCGCTCCGATATTGCGTCGCGACGGCGCTGCTGGGCGTGGTGTTCGTGATTCCGGTCAATGCGTTGTGGTGGCGGCTGATCGGGCTGCTGTGAGTTTTCCTGAACGGGGATTCCAATGATCGACAACGATCTGATTGCCGCGCGCGTGATCGCGCGCGAGCGCGTCGCGTGCGACGTGATTTCGCTGCGGCTCGTCAGCGACGCGCCGGGTCTCGCGCTGCCGGCGTTCGAGGCCGGCGCGCATATCGACCTGCATCTGCGCGACGGGCTCACGCGCAAGTACTCGCTGTGCAACGACCCGATCGAGCACGGCGTGTACGAGATCGCGATCAAGCGCGAGCCGGCGTCGCGCGGCGGCTCCGCGCACGTGCACGACGCGATCCGGGTCGGCGACGTGCTGCGGATCGGCGCGCCGCTGAATTACTTCCCGCTCGCGCCGGACGACAGCCCGGCGGTGCTGCTCGCCGCCGGGATCGGCGTGACGCCGTTGCTCGCGATGGCGCACAGCCTGTTGCGCGCGGGGCGGCCGCTCGCGTTCCACTACTTCGTGCGTTCGGCCGACGCGGCCGCGTACGGGGCGACGCTCGCGTCGCAGCTCGCGAACGTCGCGACGGTGCACACGGGGCTGACGCCCGATGCGACCGGCGACGCGATCGCGGCGATCGTCGGCGCGATGGATGCACGTTCGCATCTGTATTTCTGCGGGCCGGCGCCGTTCATGGCGGCCGTCGATGCGATCGCGCGCCCGGCGCTCGGCGACGCGCGGCTCCATCACGAGCATTTTTCCGCGCCGGCCGCCGACCAGACGGTCGGCGCGGGCGAGACCGCCGGGTTCGAGATCGAGCTCGCGCGCTCGCGGCGCACGCTGCGCGTGCCGCCGCAGCAGTCGATCACCGATGTGCTGTACGACCACGGCATCGAGGTCGCCACGTCGTGCGAGGCGGGCGTGTGCGGCGCATGCCGGACGACCGTGCTCGGCGGCACGCCCGATCATCGGGACGCGTTCCTGAGCGCGGCGGACAAGGCCCGCAACGATTGCATGATGCCGTGCGTGTCGCGATGCCGCGGCGAACGGCTGGTGCTGGATCTGTGAGTTGCCATGGGGGCGGCGGCCCGGCCTAGCCATCCGGTTAGACTGACGTTCCTGTCCGCCTCCGGCCCAGCGTCCCATGGATCTCACCAGAACGATCGTCATCGGCAATTCCGGCTCGGGAAAGAGCTGGCTGGCGCAACGCATCGCCCGGTCGCACGCGGCGACGCTCGTGGATCTCGACCTGATTCACTGGCTGCCCGGCGGTTTCGACCAGCCGCGGGACCGCGACGACGCGATGCGCCTGGTCAAGCGCGCGGCCGGGCGTGACCGCTGGGTGATCGAAGGCATCTACGGCTGGCTGGTCGAAGGGATACTCGCGGATGCGACGGCGCTCGTCTGGTTGCGCGTAGAGCCGGCCGATTGCGTCGCCGCGATCCGGCAGCGCGGGATTCGGCGCGGCGGCAGCGAAGCGTCGCTGGCGGCGCTGCTGCAATGGGCCGCGACGTATCGGAGCCGTCAGGGCTCGAGTGCGTACGCCGCGCACGAGCGGATCTTCGACGAGTTCCGGCGCGATCGCTTGTGTCTGTCGAGCCGTGACGAAGTCACGGCGTTCGCTGCGTCATTGGCCGATTCCCGACAGGCGTGATGGCCCGGTCAGCGGCGATGGCGGCAATCCCGGCGAGCGGGCGAAGCGGGTGGGAAATGCCGCCGCGCCCGCGCGCTCAGGCCCGCGCGACGACGTCGATGCGCAGCGGCTCGCCGCCGGCCGCGATCGCGAGCAGGTGGTCGACGTTCGGATGCGCGCCCGGACGGTTGCGCGCATCGGCCGTATGTTCGGCGAACACCGCGAGGCCGTGCTCGGCCGCCTTCGCGTCCAGCGCGCCGAACGTCTGCTGCAGGTAGTGGTACACCGCGAGCGAGCCCTGCTTGCCCGGCTTGTTCTCGATGGTCGCGACCACGTCGCCGTGGCCGTCGACGAGGTCGATGCGCTCGATGCCGTCGATGGACGGCAGTTGCGCGAGGTTGTCCTTGAATACGCTGGTCGGTTGAATCACTGGAAACGCTCCGTCGGTTCGGTAAAGGGCATCGCGGGCCGTATCTTATCCGATCGGCTGCGGCGAGTCGGCGGCCGTTCGCGCGCGGTCAACGTCCGGGCTGCGATACAGGCGCTCGGGAATCTCCGCGAGCCGCGACGCGCGAACCTGCCGCGGCGCGAGCCCGTAGAACTTCTGGAAGCTCATGATCAGCGGCGACCACTTGTCGGGATCGATGCGGTCCGGATCGCCGTCCATCAGCAGGTCCGGATGCACATGCACGCGCTGAATCCGCACCTCGAACACGCAGATGCGCCCGCGCCCTTCCGGGGAATCCTCGGCGACACCGTGCCGGGCCGCCACGACGGCTTCCAGGTGCACCGGACATTCGAGCGCGCGCGGCGCCGCCACCGTGTCGGACGCCGCTTCGGTGAGCCCGGCCCGCCCGAACTTGTCGGGCTCGTACACGTAGCCGCGCGCCTGCTTGGACGCCGGCACCGGGCTGGCGCCCGTCGTGCGCGCGATGCGGTCCACCGCATCCGCCTGCGCCGCCGACGGCAGGTTCAGCACGCACTCGCCGGTGCGGATCAGGTTCTGCGTGGTCCGGGAACTGGCCGCGAGGCCGAGCACGCCGCGCCAGCCGAGCCAGAAGGCGGACGACATCGGCGCGAGGTTGGCCGTGCCGTCGTCGTTGCGCGTGCCGATCAGCACGACGGGCGTGCCGAAGTAGAGGATGTTCGGTTCGCAGATGCGATGCGGAGCGTTCATGGTCGGGGCCTTCGGGTGACGGGATCAGGCTTCATGCTGATCCGTTCGCCGCCGGTCGACGCTCCGCTTCTTGTGATGTCATTCGGCGGCGAGCGTCTGCAAGCCCGCCATCCGCACGAAAACCCGCTACCCGACCAGCTGCTCCACCAGCGCGCCGAGTTCGCCCAGGTGCACGGGCTTCGGCAGGAACGCGTCGAAGACGGCCTTGTGCGCCTCCAGCGCGGCCGATTCGTACGCGCTGACGCCCAGGATCGCCGCGCGCCGCGTGCCGTCCGCCGGCGACGCGGCGAGGATCCGCTTCGCGACCTCGACGCCGTTCAGGTCGGGCAGCTCGAGATCCAGCAGCACGATGTCGTAGCGGCGCTCGGCGAAACGCGCGACGCCTTCGCTGCCGGTGCCGCACAGGTCCGCGTGGATGCCCAGCGCCGCCAGCATCGAGCCGAGCGTTTCGCGCGCGTTGTCGTTGTCGTCGACGACGAGCGCGCGGCGGTCGCGCCGGGTCGTCGCGTGCGGCGACGCCGGCGCGTCGCCTGCCGCCTCGCCGCTGTCGGGCACTTCGACCGGCAGCGTCACGACGAATTCGCTGCCTTCCCCGACGACGCTGTGCACGTCGATGTGCCCGCGCAGCGTCGTCACGATCTGGCGCACGACGGCGAGGCCCAGGCCGATGCCGTCCACGTGCAGGCCCGCCGCGTCGTTCGCGCGGTAGAACGGCTCGAAGATCTTCGACAGATGCGGCTTCGCGATGCCGGCGCCGGTGTCGCGCACGGCGATCTTCAGCTTCGGGCCGGCGGGCGCGTCGAGCAGCGTCGCGCTCACGTCGATCGTGCCGCCGTTCGTGTACTTGACCGAGTTCTCGATCAGGTTGGACAGCACCTGCTGCAGCAGCTGGCGATCCGAGCGCACGGCCAGGCCGGGCGGATCGACGCGATGCGACGCGTGGATGCGCTTGGCCGAGATCCGCTCGCGAAACGGCTCCAGCGCGTCGGCCAGGAGCGGCGCGATGCCGACGAT is part of the Burkholderia ubonensis subsp. mesacidophila genome and harbors:
- a CDS encoding dihydroorotate dehydrogenase electron transfer subunit, which encodes MDVIDAARDCAQPWAAGVATHTCDVVEHRAVNRRYRYLRVRADAPLARVTQAGQFYQLVCPVGDLYRPFLPRPMSVYGVGPDAGEIEFLYNVTGEGTRALAQLGAGDRLPIVGPLGTPFTLDPGARRLLLVARGVGLATMAPLVQRAARAGIALTVVMSARTPDDLMTAEFLRGAPADVHAVFDSDGTSAVANVDALLRDVIARDRPDAVYTCGSQRLLALLQRVLADHPSMRGEVALEQRMACGMGVCLSCVRMFDDGETRAFRRVCREGPVFAIRDVVAEVEFG
- a CDS encoding dihydroorotate dehydrogenase produces the protein MADLTVRVGELRLRNPVMPASGCFAIEYRDALDLSGLGALVIKSVSPVSRPGNPTPRVADAGDGMLNSIGIPSRGIDDYLEHVLPAYTGYGTPVVASVSADTADAFASACAALSRPDVAAIEANISCPNLEADGMAFGMDAGTTRQVVDAIRRRTGHPLWVKLTPNAGNIATIAKAAEDAGADAVVMGNTVLGMSIDVRTRRPSLGNVMGGLSGPSIKPIALRLVHQCYRAVSIPVIGCGGIRSAADAVEFLLAGASAVQVGTASFRDPGVMRTIIDGLAQFCADEGIGAIASLTGQVRLDADLGERWRRFCAAPARAGGTLAETQ
- a CDS encoding hydantoinase/carbamoylase family amidase, which encodes MNGHADWPGAPADGDARGFATPDPAALPLAELTALAEQWFDEIRTLSADGAGVTRESYGASETAAAQRLAAHAEREGIAVRTDRAANLVFSLPDADPQASAIWVGSHLDSVPHGGNYDGLAGIVAGLLCLVAQRRAGRASPRPLNVIALRGEESAWFGKAYMGSSALFGRLKPDDLAMKHRSTGQSLADCMAAAGVDVDAVRAGKPLFDVRRAHAYLELHIEQGPVMVARGLPVAVVSGIRGNVRHNSISCIGEAGHSGAVPRNLRHDAIFAVAELITRLDEHWRRLLERDIDLVVTTGIVSTDQDEHSISRIPGQVHFSFEARSESTETLDVFHELLLAECNSIARERGVRFDFDRRLASAPARMDAALRTALADACARLDVPFATLPSGAGHDAALFANAGVPSGMLFVRNEHGSHNPHEAMAIDDFMLGVRVLADTIERL
- a CDS encoding SLOG cluster 4 domain-containing protein; translation: MAIIGVMGSGKNEWPELATPLGTWIAAQGFDLLTGAGRGVMLSVARAYASTPGRRGRSIGIVPSETHPLFGFVPIAGYPNPFIDLSIVTPLPRKEADAPDDALSRNYVNVLTSDVVVALPGSKGTLDEIRLATRFAKPLICVGPAGAFDGVAAGTRIVSALDDVYAFVLAQVSRAEGDAGANVPPA
- a CDS encoding aromatic ring-hydroxylating dioxygenase subunit alpha; translated protein: MLDHATNELLTRVGPGTPCGELLRRYWHPVGYSSELAEAGQTKRVRILGEDLVLARTGNGGVLLVQERCPHRGASLLYGFVEEETIRCAYHGWQYNAAGECVERPFESAKASRMCKKLIDSYATHECGGLIFAYMGPAEQKPAFPNWDILVRNDGVRHFEVQDDLACNWFQVQENAVDVTHTYYTHSKYFEHLGMRDASGFGKPFKRFGFQRFDWGIVKSWEYEGEGRGWGNLMVFPNMLRIMTEMHWRVPVDDTTTRIVWVSFTPNADGAQPQADAAPKIVRQPARTDASGRYLMDTFMSQDAMAVETQGPIFDRSRENLGASDRGIVMFRQMLQEQIDAVARGERPVANVYGGAPDVTDLREWMGGYLPMSCAPDPTFRQQREFGDIFDESHVEYEIPANSPVMRA
- a CDS encoding SLC13 family permease; protein product: MSGGAIGGPGRAAGMLTGGRVTAALLAAGLATVAALGARGALSAGDARIVAIVFTCIVLWATGAVASLWVSLLFFFLAATCTSVPTAEIFSGFGSSAFWLVFSGAAIGFALKESGLSERIGIALARRIGGSYLKALLAFAILSFLLSLVMPSTFGRIAILIPIALGYCDVVKLGAHANGRRGILLLVIVGSYELAAAVLPANLPNVIMAGILEQSHGLHLRFSEYLLLFFPAGVVVRGAVLVLASYWLFADTVGEVEIPAARVALGRREWHAIVLLAITLALWFTDAVHHIAPGWVGLGFTLVYFATSPPAQLERFTATLKMDLLWFIAAIIGLTALVNHLDMRVPDTLALDALRDSPMLAYFALTALSIVVCFAVTSNAEPALYVPIVSRLLAQGLHLKAGLLAQVMGYATTVLPYQSPPIVFGNALAQLDRRAALRYCVATALLGVVFVIPVNALWWRLIGLL
- a CDS encoding PDR/VanB family oxidoreductase — its product is MIDNDLIAARVIARERVACDVISLRLVSDAPGLALPAFEAGAHIDLHLRDGLTRKYSLCNDPIEHGVYEIAIKREPASRGGSAHVHDAIRVGDVLRIGAPLNYFPLAPDDSPAVLLAAGIGVTPLLAMAHSLLRAGRPLAFHYFVRSADAAAYGATLASQLANVATVHTGLTPDATGDAIAAIVGAMDARSHLYFCGPAPFMAAVDAIARPALGDARLHHEHFSAPAADQTVGAGETAGFEIELARSRRTLRVPPQQSITDVLYDHGIEVATSCEAGVCGACRTTVLGGTPDHRDAFLSAADKARNDCMMPCVSRCRGERLVLDL
- a CDS encoding P-loop NTPase family protein — translated: MDLTRTIVIGNSGSGKSWLAQRIARSHAATLVDLDLIHWLPGGFDQPRDRDDAMRLVKRAAGRDRWVIEGIYGWLVEGILADATALVWLRVEPADCVAAIRQRGIRRGGSEASLAALLQWAATYRSRQGSSAYAAHERIFDEFRRDRLCLSSRDEVTAFAASLADSRQA
- a CDS encoding DUF2322 family protein, with product MIQPTSVFKDNLAQLPSIDGIERIDLVDGHGDVVATIENKPGKQGSLAVYHYLQQTFGALDAKAAEHGLAVFAEHTADARNRPGAHPNVDHLLAIAAGGEPLRIDVVARA
- a CDS encoding flavin reductase family protein → MNAPHRICEPNILYFGTPVVLIGTRNDDGTANLAPMSSAFWLGWRGVLGLAASSRTTQNLIRTGECVLNLPSAAQADAVDRIARTTGASPVPASKQARGYVYEPDKFGRAGLTEAASDTVAAPRALECPVHLEAVVAARHGVAEDSPEGRGRICVFEVRIQRVHVHPDLLMDGDPDRIDPDKWSPLIMSFQKFYGLAPRQVRASRLAEIPERLYRSPDVDRARTAADSPQPIG